The following nucleotide sequence is from Salvia splendens isolate huo1 chromosome 2, SspV2, whole genome shotgun sequence.
TATAATAATGAACCTATGATGCCGGGAAATTTCAACTGAAAATGACCAGCATGTTGACAGAAAACCCAATAAACTCTGGTAGTGATACCTGTTCAAGGTACAATACTTCTCTTTGGAATATGGTGGTCATCTCAGTGCTTGGGATTGCCAAAACTTCTAATCTTTCATCCCTACCAAGATCCCCAAAGTATCTGCGATATCTTGAAATGTCTGCAGTGGCAGACATCAAAACTATCCTACAAACGACATGAAGGAATCAATCGTATCATGGTTCACTATCATGTTGGCTTTTGTATAGAACTGTATATATTAGGATAACAATGAGTGATAGTTAAATGAAGAAAGTGCTACCTTAAGTCTTTGTTTCTAAGTAAAAACTGCTTTATGCTAACAAGAACAAGATCAGACTCCACTGATCTTTCATGCACTTCGTCAAGAACAATAACTTTGTATCTAAGGGCTTTGAATCCCTTCTCTCGCATCTCGTCCAACAAAACCCCAGCtgttttaaaaacaattttggagctgaaagagaaaatatatcTAGTCAGAAAACAATAACAGCGGCAGAATAAAGCAGCATAACAGTGATTAATAATCACAGAGTACAGACAAATAAGAAACGACACAAGGACTTTAAGTTCAATAATAGTAAGCAGAAAGAACAGGGAAAGACCCTGATTGATGATAAATGATTAGACCGACATTCAGAACCAAGAAGATGAGGATCAGCTGTTGCAACAATATCCTACATCCTAAGGCAGGCACAAAGAGGAAAGAGACATTTAAACATGAGGTGTTCAGCACCCTGGTTTAGTGTTTCATTGGTTTAAGTATCATAAGGCACACTAAGCCTTGATATCAACCATACAAGGGTGACATGCAGAGCAGGAAAAGCCAAAAATCAGATCGAACTAGAACCACCATTATGAGATATTTGCAGCACCACATATGAGATAATGCGGACAGTTGAAgttaaaaaccaaaaaaatgttgtattatttctattttaatttgttcACGAGTGTAATTGCTATTCAAAGTTAATTTATAGCTCGAGAACAATGCAAATTAATATTCATTAATCAACTCTCAGCCAAATTTCGCAGTATACTTTTCAGAATCATTCTCTCAATGACTTGTGAATTCCACCTAAGCCGCCTCATGATATGACACGTAATATGAGACCCAATTAAGAAGGAAATGCCATTAAACGATCAAACTAAATCATATAATCTAATATTCATTTCCACTTATTAAAGCTTACTAATCTAATGCATATACGtggaaattaaagaaaatcgtgtaataaataaatttgaagttctAGCATCATGAACTTAAACAGATCATGAAGATCACCAAGTATCCAAGCATGGTGCTTTGGGCATTGCATATGCAGAAACACTTTCCTTGTCATCGAGGGAAGTTGACTCCCAAGAGGCCCgaaattaatgaaatgtgaTTACATAATAGCCTTTGGAGGACTAACAAATTATCACTGCAGAAACATTAACAACAAAAGTACCTAGCTGAGAAGACCCGTGAGTGACCAATGTGGTACCCGACCTCTCCACCTATTTCACAATTGCGGGCCTTTGCTACCATCCTAGCAACAGCTACAACAGCAAATCTCCTCGGTTGTGTGCAAAGTATGGGCTCTATATTTTCGTCTAGTAGGAATTGTGGGATCTGGGAGCTCTTTCCttgaaattgaagaaaaaaaaaacatcataaTATAAGCAGTTGATTTTAAGTAGACAACAAGAGGAACAAATATCCATGTGTAAGACCATTCTGGAAAGTTGAATATAATGCAAGTAGAACAAAACAAGAATGAAGAAAAATTCTATTTCTAAGAAAACCACACGGCTCATAAAAGTCTACTGATGTAacaatctatacatatatacatacaaaaaATTGCCAAAACACATTTACTAATCTTGCTCATGTAatcaaattaatactactattatagaATAATTGATTTGAAGTTTCCACATGATCCGAAAAgtggtactccctccatccacaaaGAGTGTGGTCTTATGAAATTTTCGTCTATACACCAAGAGTGTGGTACTTCTATTTTAAGACATAATAACTCCTTGTATCAGTATTTACAAAATAAACCCTGCACGTTCTTCAATTTTTCGTGGGCTCAACAAACCACTAACCAATACTTATCCAACATTCAATACTGCTTGAGACTCATCTCCACTTCAAATGCATCTCCCAATATTTAAAAAACTTGTGCCATCCACACCGCACTATACTACAGTTCATCCAGGTGAAGGGCCTGACCAAGTCAAATCAATGGTACAATAACATTATTCAAGCAATGAAATGTTGACATTATGTTTTATGCAGTTTTACACAACAACATTTCCATAGCAGTAAACCTGCTGTCTAAGGCAAGGGCGGACTCATGTGGAGAGAGGGTAGGGCTTTAGCCCctaatgaatttatatttttaattttttcttttataaagttttataattttttcataatttatacatataatTATACTAAAGCCCTTGTTAGTAATTTAAATCACATAGAAAATTgttttcaaataatattttaaaatatagccCTTATTAATGCtcatttctgcgtccgcccctagTCTAAGGTATGAGAATTTAGAGAACAGCAGTGACTTGCCAACTCCAAGTAAAGGACGATTTTAAAACAAGTATTGCAGAACTGAACGGAAGGAGTAGGAATTATCAAACCCAAAATTGGCAGAGCTAATCGGGAAATGAATGCAAATAAAATCGGTTTAAAACAAATGACAGATATAGAACAGTTtaaaatgcataatattaaaTGAAACCAAATGCGGTTGAAGCGAGAAATCAATTGCCGTAACTAGTTTTGCTGATCATGAATACAAACCATGAACCGGTTTCAAATGAAATAATCGCGCAATAAACAGCGAAAGCAAAAACCAGCAGTTGGAAACAGTAGGAGACTCAAAATCGGAAGTATTGCAGTTCGGAAAAATCATATTGGAAAAGTATCTACAAGTTACAAATGCAACAACCACGTaataaagaaaacaagtaaaaacaGGTAAATCAATTACCACAGCCGGTTTCGCCGACGATAAAAGTTACGCgattctccaaaatcttctcaaCAATCTTATTTCGCATCTTCGCAACCGGAAGTTCAGAGAAACTCGACTGGCGCGAGGACGGCGTCGGAGGTGACGCCATTTTTTCGACAAAATTGAGCAATCAAGCTTGCAACAAGCAAAAACCCTTGCCTAGTGGAGTTGTGGGGAGGCTTTTCTGCTGTCTGAGTAAACGGCGAGTCTATTCTCGTGCACCACCATCACTCAACGTCTCAACCCAaccttaattaattttttaataaaatattcatatcTCGATATGTcaatagataacaaaataacagcaccagaaaatgtcaacacaatgtcaacacaaaatcAACCATtgacactatattgacattttttgttgctattattttatcatcggttgacattttctaatggtccaaatcataatttggagtttatacaatatttagagtttgcatttgactACATTCCCTAATCAACATATACAACTCCCAAGTTATTAAACTTTTACTTTCGTGTATGCGATGTCTGAGACCAAATCAGGTTCGAGTCCTTCGTGGCACggcttttaaatttatgttcatttaaccataaaaaaatttacttcCATCAATTAACCCAACACAACCccattaaatattttctttttcatatatttttaatcaatataaattttggagtataatttattcaaataaatttaaaaacttatataaaaaaaataaattattttataataaaaattattacacGTTGATATACTGGAAGTacaactaaataaaatatataaataaaaaaattatatatttattattctaatataaatataaattcaaatttattaatatactaCATGACATtcaagtaataaaaaaaaaatcaataactaaacatacaaaaacaaaataaaagaatataaaaaaaatatttcaatattgCACCAATAGAAAATAGTCATGTGTACTGCCCCCCACTTTTGCTCGGGGGCGGCAAGGTGACACGGGAAGTAGAGGGAGGTTTTGAGTTTATTTAgtttagaaatatttttatttacttcTTTTTTGTCATATATGAGTGATCCTTCCTCCATAGTCACCGATGGAGGTGGTCTCATTGTATAGATTCCGAGGCGATCCTCGACACGTGTATGTCGTAAATAGGCGTGTTGCCAAAGAACCCTATTCCATTTTATACTACGACTAACTATATCTATATCGTGTATAagataatttttcaaaaatttaaagaATGTTATTTTAGTGAAAAtactatttattaattaaaaatttattaattattagtatgattttaaagtaaaaaaaatactataactTATTTGTTATAAATTTAATTGATATTACTATATTGGACTCAAAAAGTAGCTCATACCCAAAAATCTAAATAGATATCAACTTTTATAAACTTAATTTGTACACAAATGATTTTGCATAAATAGAAACACAAAATCCAATTCGATTGACTTCCACCAGGTGAAGAAGCTCGATGAATCAAGGAAAATTCGTTCTTGCCATTCACAACCAAACACCCCTCCCCCCAAGTGTCAGCCTCATGTTGGgccgtgaagcccactcgctccATTGTAAGTGGGCTTCTATTTCGAcagttttaaatatttaaaagagttaaaaatttatttatttaatctaAATTTATTCCAAAATTCAAATGAGATTTGTTACCCAACAAATATATTTacccttttttatttttcatttttcttatccTCCAAAACTCCCCAACCACATATTCCATCCGTCCCTttgtagtagaggcgtttcatttttagcactcattttggaaaaattataataaatagttaaagtgcagagaaagtaaagtaaaaagagaataatatagttaagagtcttctctatattaatatttctcttattttacattttctctattttaattatttattatcatttttctaaaacgggtgctgaaaatgaaacgcctctactactgagggacggagggagtatgatataTATAAGATCACACTAAAAACTATTTTTCACTCGtcataaatactttttttttaaaagatctCAATTAAAGTACGGCCACAGGGGCGGATCTACAAGGTGGGTAtaaggggcatttgcccctcctCAATATATTTCATGTAGTGTTATTTcatggagtaatttttaaaattttttaatttcctttataaatgccccacctcaaacttttaaaatttcttcATAGATATATTTTTGCCCCGTCGAATTGAAATCCTGGCTCCGCCCCTGCTCAGAGGCCTTGATGACAATTCATCCAATGACGAATTATATGATTTGAGTGCCTATGTGGAGCTTCATAATAAAGAATATTACAACCACCCTGCCTCCCCTCCTCATGCACCAAGAACCTGTCGCCACTATTTCGCGAGTACATATGGCGGCGGAGTCGTCTCGCGATTCCAGCGCGACGGCTAACTCTAAGAGGATCTAGTCGAATACATTTGGTTGAAATATGGTGACCATAATTGGTGATTCGATTTTAGATTATGTATTTATCACTTACAATAACTTATTACttccataaaaaaaaaatatactcctaaatatactattttgagtcgtccaccaaaattagaccaattcaaaatatgtaaaattttAAACCAATACATTTGATACACATCCATATTTGGTTGTTTTTGTGATCTTgtcaaaaaataaacaaatgcacgtatataaaaaaatgtactcAAGAAAAGCGTTTCTATTGAAAATCTTCAGTAGTTGGATTATTCGTTCAAACTAGAGCATTTCCTGAAGTAAAATAACACATGAGAAAACTTTTGAACACCTCGGACAACAAACACGaactatgagagagagagagagagagcaggtTTGAAGCCAGCAACGAGCTATCTTGTTTGGATCACGTTGATGTGCCGACTAGCAATGGGTTTTTATCTTTGTACATGTGATACCTTTTGCATAGCTTCTCGATGGTTGCTACCGAGTGTTGCATCTTGTTTAGTTTAATATCCATGAACATGCTCTGCAGAACAAGAAATGCATCAGAAAAATTAATCATAGTACAGAAATCAATTAACATGCTCACttgttctctctctctctctctcacctgATAGTCATTGCCATACTTCTCTACCAGGCGACTGACATGTAGCCGTTGTATGGCCGTAAGCGGTTGGAGGGAATTGTGATTTCCATCAGACCGCTTCTTTCCCAATGCCGACTTTAAATCTGGATTGTTCCAAATGAATCAACAACACGTTTCAGAAGCATGCAAACTGAGTTTTATTGATCAATACTTCAAGAATACAGTTTGTCATTATATAACAGAACCTTAGAGCAATCTAATGAAAACACATATATGGATGTCCAAAAATATGCATTACTCGAGAGACAAAAAAACCCAGCCCCAGAACAGCAAGATACGAGGAGTAGATATTACTTACCTTTTCACATGTATAGAGCATCAgatgattgaatatttttatgattttatcccTATTACTAGAATCTCTACAATCCCACATTTTCAATTGGATatgaatcaaacaaaataagcTCAAATCATAGTACGAGTTATCAAGGGTCATGGGATATCTCAAAACTAAAAGTAAACATCCTTTGAAAGTTGATAGATAGTAACTGAACGCTAACAATGCAACTACACAAACGAAACTATCAATTTCCACAATGACCAGGAAAGATCGAGCAATTGACCAAGTTGGTCTCCTAATTAGGGGAGTGTCTTGATGATTAGTCTTGCCACCATTGTACATTGCAGCCCCAAAAAGAGGCAATCAGATTTGGTACTAAGTAGTTACTTGCTCTGAACATCATATTGATAGCCAGACGCATTTTGTGTGCCTTTTTACCCAAACTAAAACCTGCTGCTACATCGAAGACCTAAACTTGATATGTTCACAAAGTAGCACAATCTTCAATTACACCTAATTCAACAATCAAACACcaaataggagtatataaataaatgaataaaagatGTAGAAGCAAAGCGGCTGACCATCTTCTTCGAGCTCGCTGCCGCTATCAATCGGGTCGAACTCTGAGACGACCAGGTCGCCCTCGGGAGGCATCTGGAGAGCATCACTCTCGACTATGTGAGCCGTCCGCGAGCGCACGCCGAGGTAATTGGGATTCGAAACGACGCCGAATGTCTTGTAATTCTCGATGACGCTGCCCTTCTCATCCCATATGGAGAGAGGGTCGAGCAGAGATTTCAATTTCGGGTGGAGATTGAACGCCGGCTTGAATATGTGAGGGTTTTTCCTAGGCAGTCCCACTTGCACTTTCGTCCTTGATCGCTTGTACTTCCGCCGTGAACCACCCATTGCTGTGATTTTACCTCGAGAATTAGGGTTTTTGCAAAGGGTAGGGTTTAACACTCAAGATCGCCCATTTGTTTGTGCTTTCATATTCCTATATGGGCCTTTCTAAATATTAGGACCTTATTATGGTAcccattttaataaattttagtcAAGtataagaaagaaagagagaaaaaa
It contains:
- the LOC121766359 gene encoding uncharacterized protein LOC121766359, translating into MGGSRRKYKRSRTKVQVGLPRKNPHIFKPAFNLHPKLKSLLDPLSIWDEKGSVIENYKTFGVVSNPNYLGVRSRTAHIVESDALQMPPEGDLVVSEFDPIDSGSELEEDDLKSALGKKRSDGNHNSLQPLTAIQRLHVSRLVEKYGNDYQSMFMDIKLNKMQHSVATIEKLCKRYHMYKDKNPLLVGTST